The sequence CGCTTTACCGGCGACAGCGACGCGATGATTACGAAGGGCCTCGCCGCACTGCTCATCCGCGTGCTCGACGATCAGCCCCCCGAGGCCGTGGTGCAGGCCGACCTCAACTTTCTAGACGACATTGGCATGCGTGAGCACCTGTCCTCCACCCGCAACAACGGCCTGCAAGCCATGGTCCGCCAGATGAAAGCCCGCGCCGCACGCCTTTCCGCTGCTTAACACCACCCAACCCTTGCTGCCATGACCGAACCATCCAACGACGCGTCCCGGAAAATTGAGCGCCCCGAAACGGTGCCCGCGCATCTTCAGGAGGGTCCAACCACAGACCTTGA comes from Salisaeta longa DSM 21114 and encodes:
- a CDS encoding SufE family protein — its product is MPTDSSIDARAQQIVDEFALFDDWMGRYEYLIEMGKDIPRIDDAYKTDAHKINGCQSNVWVRADTHDGRLRFTGDSDAMITKGLAALLIRVLDDQPPEAVVQADLNFLDDIGMREHLSSTRNNGLQAMVRQMKARAARLSAA